The Catenulispora sp. EB89 sequence GCCCCGCCGACGTCTCCATCGTTCCGACAGTGGAGGGCACGGCGAGCCGCCGCAGCGCGTGGACCACACCGACCGCGCGCTTGTGCACCGGCGACAGCCCGGTGTGCGGGCCGGGGTCGGGGGAGAGCTGTGCGTTCAGGCCGCTGGTCTTGGGATCGAGCATCCGGTGCAGCCGCGTCGCCCCGAGCTCCGCGGCCCCGATCACGGCCACCGTCAGGATGTGCAGGTGTGCCGCGAGGTCGTAACCGTGGAAGCCCGCCGTGCCCAGGAAACGGCCGGAGCCGTCTTCCTGCTCCACGTACGCCGGGGAGTCGGTGATGCCTTCCAGCGCGCGCGAGACGGCCGCATCCAGCATCGTCACCGCGCGGTCCAGGTGGGCCAGCACCTGGCCGGAGACCCGGAACGACACCGGCGGTTGCAGCGCACGCGGCGTTGCCTGCGTACCGGCCAGCGTGAACAGCTCCGCGCTCACCCGCCGCAGTACTTCGTCTCCCCGCGCCAGCACAGGATCGATCGCGTCGTACGCCGCGCCGGTCAAAGCGAACTCCGCAGCCACGATCGCCAAGCTCTGACGCAGCAGCGCACGTGCATCCTCGGCGCGCATGATCGCCAAAGCCGTCGTCACCGGCACGCCCTGAATCAGGGCCACGCCCTCCTTGGGACCCAGCCGCAGCGGCGCGAGACCGGCAGCCGCGAGCGCCGTCTCAGCCGGGACCGGCCCCGAATCGGCCAGAACCATGCCCCGACCACTGATCGGCGCGGCCAGGTGCGCCAGCGCCAGGATCTCGCCGGCGCTGCCCAGGCCGCTGCGCGGAATCGCCGGAAGGACATCGTGCGCGAGCATCGCGGCCAGCTGCTCGCACAGCGCCGCGCTGACACCGCTGTCGTTGTTGAGGAACGTCCGCAGCCGCACTGCGAGGACCGCGCGCGTCTCCTCCCTCGTCAGCCACGGCGCGCCGCCCGCAGACCGCGCGAGCATCAACGCTTCCTGATGCCGCGCCTGTTCCGCCTCGCCGAGCCGACGTTCGCTGAGCGCTCCCATCCCGGTGTTGACGCCGTACACCGGGTCCCCGGACTTCAGCGCGCGCCGAACTCGGACCCGCCGTGCGGCGATCCGTTCGGTCAGCTCCGCCGACAGCCCTGGCACAGCACCTGCCCGGGCGATCCGCAGGACCGCAGCTGCTCCGAGGTCCGCAGCCGACCCGATGTCGAGGCGATAGCGCGTCATGTCACCGATACCGCAACATCGTGCCGACATCAGCCTGCTGAGCCCGGTCCAGAATCAGCTGACCGACCGCGACGTCGAGAATGGACAGCCCGCGGTGCCACAGCAGAATCCGCTCCTCCGGACTCTCCCGTCCGGGCTTCTGCCCCGAAACCACCGCGCCGAGCTCGGCGTGAAGCGTCCGCTCGGACAGCTTCCCGCTGTCCACGTGGTGCCGCAGCGCGCCGAACCGCCCGGACCGGGCCTCGCGCCAGTCGTCGACGACGACCTTGTCCATCACGTCCAGCAAGTCCTCCGAGACGGCGCTGACCGTTCCGTACGGCACGACGAACGCCCCCCGTTTCACCAGCCCGGGATGCAGCAGCGGCGACGGCTCGGTGAGCCGCGTGGCCTCGACCAGGATGTCCGCGCCGTCGAAGGCCTCGGCGGCGCTGTCCACGACGCGCACCGGCGTGGCGGTGGCCGCGCGCAGTTGGTCGGCGAAGGCCTCGCGCGATTCCGGACGCCGGCTCGTCACCCGGATCTCGTCGAGGTCGAACAGCGAGTCGAGCATCGTGACGTTGGAGAACGCGGTGCCGCGCGCGCCGACGTGGCCGAGGACGCGGGCATCGGGGCGGGCCAGGTGCCGGGCGCCGACCGCGGTCATGGCGCCGGTGCGGGCCTCGGTGATGAAGGTGGCGTCGATGATGGCGCGCGGGATGCCGTTGGTGGGGTCGTAGAGGGTGAGCAGCGCCAGCTCGCTGGGCAGCCCGAGCTGGAAGTTCGGCACGAAGTCGCCGACCACCTTCACCCCGCTGACGCCGTGCTCGCCGAGGGTGGAGACGTGCCCGCGCAGGACGTTGAAGTGCCCGACGCCGCCGTTGTTCGGGACGAGGTGCGTGCGCGGCTCGAACACGGTCTCGCCGCGGCCGTGCGCGGCGACGACGTTCTCGACGGCGTCGATGATCTCCGCCTGGCCGATGCCCAGTTCCTCGACGTCCGGGCCGGACAGGAACCTGAGCCAGATGCCGTCCTGCCGAGTGC is a genomic window containing:
- a CDS encoding aromatic amino acid lyase, which gives rise to MTRYRLDIGSAADLGAAAVLRIARAGAVPGLSAELTERIAARRVRVRRALKSGDPVYGVNTGMGALSERRLGEAEQARHQEALMLARSAGGAPWLTREETRAVLAVRLRTFLNNDSGVSAALCEQLAAMLAHDVLPAIPRSGLGSAGEILALAHLAAPISGRGMVLADSGPVPAETALAAAGLAPLRLGPKEGVALIQGVPVTTALAIMRAEDARALLRQSLAIVAAEFALTGAAYDAIDPVLARGDEVLRRVSAELFTLAGTQATPRALQPPVSFRVSGQVLAHLDRAVTMLDAAVSRALEGITDSPAYVEQEDGSGRFLGTAGFHGYDLAAHLHILTVAVIGAAELGATRLHRMLDPKTSGLNAQLSPDPGPHTGLSPVHKRAVGVVHALRRLAVPSTVGTMETSAGQEDAQTFSVEAAEDCRLAGEGLREVLACELLAVHQAQGLGARLPHDAERLAGALDAAAAVLPSGTEDRFFGQDVTRLVELLAQGWPGYSFSGLDEVVAGFEELRQEPL
- a CDS encoding ornithine cyclodeaminase family protein — encoded protein: MNSHQAQQEGTRQDGIWLRFLSGPDVEELGIGQAEIIDAVENVVAAHGRGETVFEPRTHLVPNNGGVGHFNVLRGHVSTLGEHGVSGVKVVGDFVPNFQLGLPSELALLTLYDPTNGIPRAIIDATFITEARTGAMTAVGARHLARPDARVLGHVGARGTAFSNVTMLDSLFDLDEIRVTSRRPESREAFADQLRAATATPVRVVDSAAEAFDGADILVEATRLTEPSPLLHPGLVKRGAFVVPYGTVSAVSEDLLDVMDKVVVDDWREARSGRFGALRHHVDSGKLSERTLHAELGAVVSGQKPGRESPEERILLWHRGLSILDVAVGQLILDRAQQADVGTMLRYR